One Romeriopsis navalis LEGE 11480 genomic window carries:
- a CDS encoding NUDIX hydrolase produces the protein MASAPVEVAICILHQTDQFLMQLRDNDPKILYPGYWGLFGGHIEAGESPEVAVVREVLEEISYQLPSYEKFGIYGDEKVVRHVFHAPLNVGLEQLVLGEGWDMGLLAIEQIRSGTHYSSIAQQARPVGPIHQTILSDFYAQYRSLS, from the coding sequence ATGGCAAGCGCACCGGTTGAGGTCGCGATTTGTATTCTGCATCAGACCGACCAATTCCTGATGCAGCTGCGCGATAATGATCCCAAAATTTTATACCCCGGTTATTGGGGATTATTTGGTGGCCATATTGAAGCTGGCGAATCCCCCGAAGTGGCAGTGGTGCGGGAAGTCCTCGAAGAAATTAGTTATCAGCTACCAAGCTATGAGAAATTCGGCATCTATGGCGATGAAAAAGTGGTGCGTCACGTATTCCATGCGCCATTAAATGTGGGATTGGAGCAGTTAGTGCTGGGAGAAGGTTGGGATATGGGGTTATTAGCGATCGAGCAGATTCGCTCGGGTACACATTATTCCTCAATTGCCCAACAAGCACGGCCGGTCGGCCCCATTCACCAAACCATCCTGTCTGATTTCTATGCCCAGTATCGTTCCTTGTCCTAG